In one window of Ptiloglossa arizonensis isolate GNS036 chromosome 5, iyPtiAriz1_principal, whole genome shotgun sequence DNA:
- the LOC143147726 gene encoding uncharacterized protein LOC143147726 has product MPRRGRASAPPPRTVRRAAPAPAPAASQVPAHAAPATPMVAQAQQPSLMGQMAATAGGVAIGSAVGHTVGHAITGLFSGGSSETAVAPAAAPAMAQSAPASAPATGACAWEVKQFLECAQNQSDLTLCDGFNEALRQCKASHNIM; this is encoded by the exons ATGCCGCGACGTGGACGTGCATCTGCTCCTCCACCAAGGAC TGTTAGGCGAGCCGCACCAGCTCCTGCTCCAGCTGCATCTCAAGTGCCAGCACATGCTGCTCCAGCAACACCGATGGTTGCCCAAGCTCAACAACCATCCCTCATGGGACAAATGGCTGCTACCGCTGGAGGTGTAGCCATTGGTTCAGCAGTAGGTCACACTGTGGGGCATGCTATTACCGGCCTTTTCAGTGGTGGCTCCAGCGAAACTGCTGTAGCACCTGCCGCAGCACCTGCAATGGCACAAAGTGCTCCAGCATCTGCACCTGCTACTGGCGCTTGTGCATGGGAAGTTAAGCAATTTTTGGAATGTGCTCAGAACCAGTCTGATCTTACATTGTGTGATGGATTCAATGAAGCCCTTCGCCAATGCAAAGCTTCTCACA ATATAATGTAA